GCGCACCATCAGCGTGTGGGCGGTGTGGTTCTGCGTGAACTTCGCCTACTACGGCGCCTTCATCTGGATCCCGTCGATCCTCGTCCAGGCCGGTTACGATCTGGTGCGCTCGTTCGGGTTCACGCTGCTGATCACCCTCGCGCAGCTGCCCGGCTATGCTGTGGCGGCATGGCTGATCGAGGTGTGGGGCCGGCGCGTCACCCTGTCGGTGTTCCTCGCCGGCTCCGCCGTCTCGGCCGTGCTGTTCGGCATCGCCGACACCGAGACGATGATCATCGCGGCCGGAATGGCGCTGTCGTTCTTCAACCTCGGTGCCTGGGGTGCGCTGTACGCCGTCACCCCCGAGATCTACCCGACCTCGCTGCGGGGGACCGGTGCCGGGTGGGCGGCGGCAGTGGGTCGCATCGCCTCGATCGTGGCACCACTGGTCGTGCCGGTTCTGCTGGCACAGGGCGGAGCGCCGCTTGCCTTCGTGGTCTTCTCCGCGTTCTTCGCGATCGCGACGGTCGCGTCCTGGGGGCTGGTGGATCGCCGGGGCGAAGCCCTCGACGATCGCTGAGGTGGCGCTGCGGCATCCGCAGCGGTTCTAGGCTGGGACGATGGCAGAAGTGCGATTCGTGGCGATCGGAGACTCGTTCACCGAGGGCGTCGGCGATGAGCTGCCCGACGGCAGCGTCCGCGGGTGGGCCGACATCGTCGCACAGGGATGGGCGGATGCCGGTGGTCACACCGTGCAGTACGCCAACCTCGCGATTCGTGGAAAGCTGGCCTGGCCGATCGTCGAGCAGCAGCTCGAACCGGCGCTTGCGCTGCAGCCCACGCATCTGTCGTTCAATGCGGGTGGGAACGACATGCTCCGCCCGAATGCCGACATCGAGCACATCGCCGACGCGTTCACCCGAGTGCTGCGACGATGCGACGAGGAGGGCGTGCGGCTGATCGTGCTGTCGGGTGCGAACCCGAGTGGGCGTCTGCCGATGGGGAGGATGGTGCAGCGGCGCGGCGATGAGCTCTCCGCCGCGGTGCTGCGCAGAATCGATGGTCGCCCGGATGTCGCGCGCGCTCTGAACTGGCCGGATTCCGAGCTGTCGCGTCCGGTGTACTGGTCGGAGGATCGGCTGCATATGAACGCCTACGGGCACCATCGCGTTGCCGCCCGCGTGCTGGAAGCGCTCGGTCACGAGGCGCCGGGGGAGTGGTGGAGGGCTCCCGAGCATCCGTTTGTCGGCCCCGACGGCTACGCCTACTACCGTCAGTTCGTCGCGCCGTGGATCAGACGGCGCCTGACCGGAACCTCGTCCGGTGACGGTCGGACCGCGAAGTTCGGCGCATGGGTCGAACGGGTGCCGCAGTGAGACGTCTGACCGGACGCCGACTGTGGCGTCGGGTGCCGCAGCTGCTGGTCGGGCTGTTCCTGTACGGCATCGGCATCGCGTTCATGATCCGGGGTGTGATCGGCGCCGCTCCCTGGGATGTGCTCGCGCAGGGCATCGCCACGCACGTGCCGCTCACCTTCGGGACGATCACGATCGCTGTGAGCGGCGTGGTGCTGCTGATGTGGATCCCGCTGCGGCAGAAACTCGGAATCGGCACGGTGCTCAACGCGCTGCTGGTCGGACCGTCGGCCGATATCGGATTCCTGCTGATTCCCGAGATCGACGTGCTCTGGGTGCGCGTGGTGTTCTTCGCGATCGGCTTGACGGTGCTGGCAGCGGCGACCGGACTGTACATCGGCGCACATTTCGGGCCTGGTCCTCGCGACGGCCTCATGACCGGGCTTCACCGCGTGACGAAGCGACCGATCTGGGTAGTCCGCACAGCGCTGGAGGTCACGGTCGTCGCCATCGGCTGGCTGCTCGGCGGCAATGTGGGCGTGGGAACCGTCGCCTTCGCGCTGCTGGTCGGCCCGATGTGCCAGTACTTCATGCAGATCTTCGATGTGCGCCCGGCTCCACAACCGACACGCGCCCGCGCATGAGCGACATCTCACGACCCGGATGCGCCGTGAGGTTCTGCGGTATCGATCAGGAATCGAGAAGGACTGTGCCTGCGACGCTTCTAGCCTCGAATCATGAACATTCACAGCATCACCATCGAGGTCGCCGATAACGAGGATGTGGCGGCCACCGAGCACTTCTATCAGGACGCCTTCGGCCTGGACGACCGGATCAGAGTGGGCGTCTCATCGACGTCGACCAGTGGCTTCCGTGGCTTCGCTCCGTCGCTGATCTTCACACAGCCTGCCGACGTCGACGTTCTCTTTCACAAGGCGATCTCTGGTGGGGCTGAGGTCCTCAAACCGGTCGCAAAGAGTCTGTGGGGCTATGGCGGGTCACTTCGAGCCGCAGACGGCACGGTGTGGCAGATCGCGAGTGCGAGCAAGACCGGTGATGGGCGGCCGACGGGCACGATCGAGAAACTGGTCCTGCTGCTCGGCGTCGAGGACGTCAAGGCGAGCAAACGCTTCTATGAGGAACAGGGCGTGAAGGTGTCCAAGAGCTACGGCAGCAAGTATGTCGAGTTCGATTCCGGCCGCATCGCACTGGCGCTCTACAAGAGCGCCAACCTCGCCAAGCAGGTCGGGGTCCCGCCGGAGGGGAGGGGTCACACCGTCTCACCGTGAACGCTGACGGCACCTTCACGGACCCCGACGGTTTCGCCTGGGATCTGAGTGCTGTCGTCGCCTGACGGACGCTGCGCCGACGAATCCGCTCTGGGCTCGGCTGGGGCTGCGCCCGGACGTCAGCGGCGGCGCCGTTCGGGGTCGAGCCCCATACGGATGCGAGTCCTCTTCCGCTCGATCACGATCATCGTCATCCCGAGGGCCCACAGCGGCAACTGGGTGAAGAACGCCCAGCGGAAGGCGCCCAGCGAGTAGGTGCCGGGAGTGCCGGCGCCCTGCAGGTCGAGCGTGAGGCCGATCAGGAAGATGGCCGTGAGTGCCGCGAGGAAGCCGCCGGAGTTCGTCACGCCGGTCGCCGTGCTCAGCCGATGAGCCGGGTTGTGCGTGCGGGCGTGATCGAAGGCGATCATGGATGCCGGGCCGCCTGCGCCCAGGCAGACGACGAGCACGGTGAGCAGCCAGAGCGGAGCGGGCCCGGGCCAGAAGATCACCAGCATCCAGGCGACGACCTGCACCGCGATGCTGGGCAGCACCAGTGCCAGCGAACGTCGTGTGGGGATGCGGCGGGAGAGCTCGCCCAGGATGGGACCGAGAACCA
Above is a window of Microbacterium suwonense DNA encoding:
- a CDS encoding YczE/YyaS/YitT family protein; its protein translation is MRRLTGRRLWRRVPQLLVGLFLYGIGIAFMIRGVIGAAPWDVLAQGIATHVPLTFGTITIAVSGVVLLMWIPLRQKLGIGTVLNALLVGPSADIGFLLIPEIDVLWVRVVFFAIGLTVLAAATGLYIGAHFGPGPRDGLMTGLHRVTKRPIWVVRTALEVTVVAIGWLLGGNVGVGTVAFALLVGPMCQYFMQIFDVRPAPQPTRARA
- a CDS encoding SGNH/GDSL hydrolase family protein, which produces MAEVRFVAIGDSFTEGVGDELPDGSVRGWADIVAQGWADAGGHTVQYANLAIRGKLAWPIVEQQLEPALALQPTHLSFNAGGNDMLRPNADIEHIADAFTRVLRRCDEEGVRLIVLSGANPSGRLPMGRMVQRRGDELSAAVLRRIDGRPDVARALNWPDSELSRPVYWSEDRLHMNAYGHHRVAARVLEALGHEAPGEWWRAPEHPFVGPDGYAYYRQFVAPWIRRRLTGTSSGDGRTAKFGAWVERVPQ
- a CDS encoding glyoxalase gives rise to the protein MNIHSITIEVADNEDVAATEHFYQDAFGLDDRIRVGVSSTSTSGFRGFAPSLIFTQPADVDVLFHKAISGGAEVLKPVAKSLWGYGGSLRAADGTVWQIASASKTGDGRPTGTIEKLVLLLGVEDVKASKRFYEEQGVKVSKSYGSKYVEFDSGRIALALYKSANLAKQVGVPPEGRGHTVSP